Genomic segment of Panicum virgatum strain AP13 chromosome 2K, P.virgatum_v5, whole genome shotgun sequence:
CCCGGGCTCGAgctcggagcgccgccaccatggccccgcgccccgcggggctccctccccctccctcgccggcggggcgccatggccacgggcccgagctcggagcgccgccgtcgccgccggacctgcgcggatccggccgcaggccggaacaggggaggggcggcgccatcgtggccgggagggggagaggtgggagcaagagggagagagaggccaCGTAGGACCGACGTGGCAAGCCACGTAGGCGGTCAGACCCGGTCAAAGAGGTTTTGGACCTCCAGTGACACACTTAAATAGATTAGGGGGCCGAATCTGCATTTtaggagttcgtggacctacttgacacaccctcactagtttaaggacccccagtgcattttactcttgaACACCGATCATGGCTGATCGTCATTTCAGGATTAATGTTTACTGATGGGTCTCgtatttttctcttgcctgaacATCACAGGGGAGACGTCGTCGAGATCGACACCTGGGTCGCGTCGTCAGGGAAGAACGGCATGCGCCGAGACTGGATCATCCGGGACCGCAACACCAAGAACATGATCGCAGGAGCCACAAGGTAAATCTTGTGGATTTAGTTTGTGTGCAAGTAGCTAGATGTAACAAGCTCTGATGTGATGGACTTATTGTAATTGTGCATCAGCAACTGGGTGATGATGAACCGAGAGACCCGGAGGCTGTCCAAGATCCCCGAGGAGGTCAGGCAGGAGGTGCTTCCCTTCTACCTGGACCGGAGCAtcatcgccgccgacgccgatgcCGGCGGCCGCAAGATCGAGAAGCTCACCGACTCCACGGCGCAGCACATACGATCAGGACTAGCTGTAAGAATCACAACATGCTTGTTCAGCTGTTCCAATGTCAGAATCTTCTCAACTCTCTGAACCTGTTCACCTTCAGCCCAGGTGGAGCGACATGGATGTCAACCAGCACGTGAACAACGTCAAGTACATCGGCTGGATCCTCGAGGTTGTTTGCTCGATCGTACTGACAGTCTGCGACAGCCGCAGCTCACACCACCTCTGAAATTCTGAATGACACATGATCCAGTGCTGGCTTCTGAAGACCCGGCCTGAATTTTGATGTGCCTTTGTGCAGAGCGTGCCGCTGGACGTGCTGGAGGACTACCACCTGACGAGCATCACGCTCGACTACCGCCGGGAGTGCCGCCAGTCGCAGCTCCTCGAGTCGCTCACCAGCATGACGACGGccgagccggcgccgccgctgccggcggcggccggccggtgcggcggcgacCTGCACAGCACGCATCTGATACGGCAGCAGGACGACGGAGCCGAGATCGTCAGGGCGCGCGCGGAGTGGCGTTGCAAGGAGCATCGAGGGGCGATGAAACAGCCCTGACAAGTAGTGGTTGTGCAGTGGTAAACTCTGTTTTGTACTGAGTATTTGCTTGCGACCATTTCAGGATTTGTGCGTGTTCTTAGGTTGTTCATTCTTTTGCCCCTGCTGGGATGTGAGATCCGCTGTGTGATTGCAAATTTTCGAACTCGGTGAATAAGAGTCAACTTCGCTTGCTGAATATGTAAAGGAAGAGGAAGTTTGATTGAATTTCATAATACTACACTAAGAATTGTAAGAGCTATTAAAATACCGTACACATTTAAGATTCAGTTTCGCATGACTAGGATtctttgacatactactatacATCGCTTGACTATGTTTTATTTGGTATTTGAAATCGTGTAACTATATTTTGATCAACTTCCCCAAACTGCGTGTTTCATATCCTATCATTGTACGCCAAAACACATTTTTAGGACACATGCAGGAATGATTTGTTCGCGCATGCagctatttttattattttatttctatCGCAAAAATATCATTTATATACTACTTTTTTAACCATGTATACATATTTTATTTGCAGGAAAGAATGATTTGTTCGCGTgtgcctttttttcattttgtagACAAATTTATTCATCTTATAGACTAAATTATATTTTGTTGACCAATTCATTCATTTTATTGACTAAATTATGCCCGCATAATAATAATTTCTTCCCATATACgcatttatttttcattttgtaCATTGATTTGTTTGCAGTGATATATAAATGATTTGTTCGCTTTATACAACCATTTATCCATACATAAAATAATTGTTTGCGGTGTTCAATTTCTTTCATTGCatactattattatttttagaaTACACAGTACAACGCAGACGCTCACAATGCACGTACACTCACACCTCTATgaacatcttcgaagactgagccggcaaatcctcgagattgacgaagtcaccacaagcGCCTCACTGAATgcgtcgaacccaggacctcaagTGCTACTGAGGTACTTATAACCACTAGACTAGAGGCCATTTTGCATTGCATACTATTATTTTGTCGTCATGCTTTATATTTTTGTTCGTGCTAAACACTAATTTGTTCCAGTCTTTGCAGTAATAAAATAATTATTGAGtaataaaaatacaaaaattaaTTCAGAATTTAGCTTATGAGGAATTGTCCTAAAgatcttattgtaaaaaatCCAGGTTGCGCGCGACCTGGAGGTGATCTGTCACATAAAgtggaatatttttttattatgttgGAATAATTTTTCTAACTTCATAATTAAAACTGTTTCGAATTGAAAAAAATGCTTCCACAAAAATATCATAATATATCCAGGTGTAAtcttattttgaaaatttcatcaTAAAAACATACATTGGCGCAGTTGAAGTTTGATTTGGGCCCTGTTTGGAGTAGCTGGAGCTTTTTCAAAAACTACTAGTATGAGAAGCTCACCTGCTGGTCCGAAaagctgctggtctgagaatCTGCTGGTTTGATAAATTGGCCTGTTTGGCAATCTAGCTTTTGGATGGCTGGCTGCTGAGTTAAGGAATGGATAGTCTGAAATACCCTCTGTTATAATGTATACCCGATTACTTGTGAATTATAATGATTTGTCTTAACAGCTTAGTTAATAATAtcttatattatttttaatagcTTAATATTTAATATTGCATATTGAAACAAGGTATTAGATAGTAAAATTAGTTTATGTAATCATACTATTTCAATTGTTTCATTAAGCTTACACAAAAGCAAATCTGAAAGCACGACTAGAATGTttcaagccatacaaaatacCAAAGGGCTACTATTTACATACAAAATGAGTTGAGCACCATCACAACTTATCTACCCTCTATCTGCCATCAAGGAGTTCGCAATGAAATCACGAAATGCACACATATCAACATCATCTAATGATGGACCACTGTTATGCACTTCTTCTGATGAATCAACCTCTGGCATGAATTCTTCATCGTCATCACACATTTGAAACATTCTACCCGAGCATATGCATCCTACACTGCTTTTGGTGTCTTGACCTTCCCTTTCTCCATCTATACTATCAAAATTACTCCAAACAATAAGCAACATACAAGTACTCAGACCTATACATCTACCTATGCTCATCCAAATTCAGCCATGAACTAATCAAATCCAAACCCTAAGCATAAATCCCTAGAACTAGTGTGGGGAGGAAGGTGTGCTTACCTTGGATGCGACCTCCAAGATCGACGGAGCTGGGACGCCGGCCGGAAATTAGACCGCAACTGCAGGGCCGCCGGCCGGAGCTGTGAGCCGCCGGGACAGGGAGCTCCGCCGGGACAAGGAGCTCCTCGCTTTGGAGGGAGGGGGCGCGAACAGGGACAGCAGGGCAGGGGTGCTGCGAGCCTGCGACTGGGACCAGGAGCCGAGGTAGGACCTTGTCCTCCCGGATCTGGGGGCGGCGGGAGCAGATTTGGGTGCTGCCCAGAGCAGCGACGGAGGGGAGGTGGGGCGACGCCGCCCTCTGCTTCGCGACTCGCGACGGGGAGGGAGGCCGGGACTCGCtcaggaggggagggggccaGCGCGAgacagggaggagagggagagatttTTGCTATATACTAGTGGCAAAAGCGGGTAATTTCATTGAAGTTTTGTGGGGAGGTTTGTAACGCTGAAGGGCACAAGCTCGGGAAGCTCCTCCCGACTAGCTTTTCGTTCCTAGGCAAAACTGAGCTTTTAGCTCTTGGTGCTACTGGGAAAAGCATGTCCATTTGGGAAAGCTTCTAGCTTTTGCAGCTAGTTGGAGTGGCAGAAGCTACAGGAAGCTCCTCCAAACAGGGCTTTGGACATACGGTTTGTTGCTTGTGGTTTCTTCTTGGGCCACGTGCTCAGCCTATTTTTTTCGTGATAGTTTGACTTCTAGTTATATCTTCCGGACAATTTTTCCCACCTTTCACTATTTGAGATCCGTGCCAATAACTATAGTCTTTAAATCCATCCCAAATTCTAGCTTTCTCTCACTCCCCCCTACCTTTTCTCCACGTCGTTGCGCCACCCCCGCACGCTGCACCCGTGCCACCCCTCGCCCGCCCCACCACAGCGCTAGTCCCACGCGCTacccccgcgccgcctcgccgctacGTCGCCGCCTGCTTCGCGCACCGCTGCCTACGTGCGTTGTTGCTTCATGCGCCGCTGCCTGCGCCGTGCCATCGCCCgtgtcgccgcctcgccggagaagaagctgACTGGTCGCCTTTCAacattttgaattcaaaatttcatgcttccaatttcaaatttttatctgtacaatttcaacatttttcaACATTTTGATCGTTAAATATTGAACATGtttaataaaaatataaattcaTCATATCACCATGTTGAACATGCATAAGTTTGCACAAGATAATTGTGTTAAAATTGAGATTTAAAGATAGATGGCTATCTTCCACGTGATAAATAAAAAGTCCCATAGATAGTCCCCGGCCCCTCCACATCGACAAATCAGTAGGTGGTGGAAAGTTTTGTTACACGTTGAGGAGCCGATCAAAAAGAGTGGCCTTATGCGAAAGGGCCtatagcctagtggttacaagagcctcGGTAGCACCTGAGGTTTTGGGTTCGACTCTCcatgggagcgaatattctgggatttaacggcgttgtgcattaagtggtaggcggcgttcccgtcgacagtgaggcgtctgtggtgacttcgtcaatctcgaggatttgttggctcagtcttcgaagatgctcataggggtagggtttgtgTACATGTGTTTATAGGGGTGTGAGTATGCATGTGTTATGAGCGTCTAAGTTGTACTgtataatctaaaaaagagtGGATTCGTATTGGGGCGAGATGTGGTCCTATTCTTAACATGTTGGTGAGCCTAGATGTTGTGACCCAAGCCCACGTAAGAATATCACTCCAATGCAGCCCAAAACGAGCAGCCTTTGAAAGCTAcagaatactccctccgttccaaattataagtcactctaaaaattttggagagttAAACCATTTCAAAAtttgactaaaattatagaaaaaatataaagatttataacATTAAATAgatgcactatgaaaatatagttaACAAAGAatttaatgatacttaattggtatcataaatattattattttatcatataaatttagtcaaatttgaaaaaaaatttactttctaaaatttttaaaatgacttataatttgaaacggagtaGTTTTTAGTCAACCCTCATCTTTCCCATACGACCAAACTTCCCCTGTTCCGCAGTCCCACGAGAAGAAACCGCGCCTCTCCCACCGGCGAATCGACGCCTCCGACTTTCCCATCTCCTCCTTCGCAGCAGCGTAGCGAGCCCACCACGCCCCCCCAGTTCCTTCCTCTATCCCTCAACTGTCTGGGCTGGCCTGAACGGGTGATCTCTCCGGCGACCTCTCCTGGATTGACTTCTTTTGCCGGTAACGAAGCCCGCCTTCCTTGCTTAGGTTAGTTGCTGTGTTTAGTGAATTTTCTGCTCCCGGATCTTCCTCTCGCTGCTGTGTGCAATCAAATCCAACGCTTCCTTTCTTGGCATGGATATTATTCCGGGCCCCATCCAGATCCAGTTtgctgctggtgatgcgacTTGGCTTGAGCGAGCTAGAGATGCACTGCGAATTTGTGTCAGGTTGCTGTTCCGCGGCCGTTTCCATTGTGCATGTTTGACTTAACTGGAGTACATCATTTCGTTGGGAACATCATTACAATATGTGTAGGGTATAAGCATGATTTTATTATTTCAGGAGCTCATCCAACAAGGCTTGTTGGGAACATCATAGTTCATTGTCatatcaacaaaaaaaaaactgttcaTTGTTGTATGTGAAAATATTGCGGAGCCATTATGCCCTTTTTCTGCTATCCTGGGAACTATGATGATTCTTCATGGAGCATATACCTGACTTTGTTATCATTTCTGCTAGTGCTATTAACCTTGGATACATAAATGGAAGGGCGCCCCTCAGAAGAAATATCAGCTGCTGAAGCTGTCCTGGTGGGAGCATTGTCGTCCGGTGTTAATGTAAGGACATTTCTTTTGATGGCGCAGAATTACTGCAACGAATTCCATGTTCAGTGTCTTCCATCTCAGTTCAACTCTAATAGTGTCTCTTTTCACTGTGGTATAGTGTTCGTTGTTGTACGGTGTTCATTGTACTATCATATATCTTGTCTCTCTCTTTACGTGGTTTGGCATTGCACAAATTGATAAGAAAGATCAACAGATGTTGTCTTGCTGTGCAGGCTCCCACGTGGTTTGTGCTGAAGACCACATTTTTGCTCCTGGCCTTCTGTTTTACTGCAATGCTCGCACTAGCATTCTCGTCGAAAAACTTCGTGATTGTTGGGCATGTTTTTCTGCTCGTAACTATTGGCACGGTGCTATTTGTGCTGCTTAATAGGTCAGTCCTTCTCCCCGTGTGGGGTGCCCCATTAACAGATTTACTTTTGTTTGATGAATGATTAATTCAAGTGATGTTTATGTATTGTAGGTTTCTGGCAGAAGTTGGGCTTGTGCCTGTTGAACAACAGATGCAGGAGATGGGCATCCACAAAACAGAACCCGCAGATAAAGAGAAAAGAAAGTAACCGGTGACAGACTATTGTTGATATGAGAAACAGCTTAACACCTTACATTACACCATTTGACAGTGCCATTTGCCATTTAGCTCCGATGATAGGATtcagttcagagttcagacaatACCATTTTGCACAGACGATCCTAGCTCTTTGGATATACTTCTAAATGCAACCCTCTTCCTATCCTGAAGTGAAATGGATCGTGGATGTAGCAGCGCGCATCAAGCCTGCTTATGCTCTTCCTTGGgtttgctcttcttcttcttgatgtagCATAAGCATGAGCAGCAGGGGAACTGAAACAAGAACTTCATTGTCAGAGAGGTCACCGATACTTTGTTGGGAGAAATGTTTTGTGGAACGGATTTGCGTGCAATGCAACCCTTAAATATACTAAATGTGATGCCTTGCTTATCCATCTGACATTAGAATTTGCGGCCAACTGTCTTCGGCCTGAAGCTTTTAACCTCCTCTGGTACTTTCTTTTGTTTGTGATCTTTTGTAATCCCATCATGTTTGACTGTTATTTAGCAGAGAAGATTTTCACTGCAAGTAATTATCATTACTTTGGCTGATTCTTGTATTAAACGGGATATCTAAATCACTAAGCCTGATTCAGAAGTCTGGCGGGCATTCGATTATTGGAACTTTGGAAGCTTGTTTGAAAAGCTAGGAAAGCCTTCCGTCGCCATGGAAAGCATATTCGTTAGCTGCTGGTGGGTTTCTGTGGTCTCTGCAATCTTTTAGAATTGTGGATTCGGAGGGCAAGTGTATATGTGCAACTCTAAAAGAAGCTGCTTAAATACACATTTCTTTTGGGCTGTCATATAACTCTGTATTTTAACTAGTCTTCTTTCGTTGTCTGTACCCAATTTACTGTTGCATCTGCATTGTCAGATGCTTCCGTCATATCACTAGCTGCACAAGTAGCATCAAAAGCATAAAAAATGTTCTCAAATTTCTTGTCCCTATACAGTAATCTTAAAGAACAACTGAACTGTGTTCACAGATGCACCATAATGCAGACAATAACAGAATCAGGTAAAACTGTCCAGCGCACTTATCACCACTTCAACCCAAGCATAGCTAGAGACAATTGAATTGTGCCATTTTGGTTAATAGTAACTAAACATGCCACAGATGTAGACACCAAATAAACCATATCCGAAGAAGATACATTCTGCCAAAAATGGACACCTCGATCATTATAGAGAGCAGTTGCAGAATACGCTTCAGAGTTCAGATTGTCCTGGAGTGGAACCTAAAGGCTACAACTGGTATTCAGTTATTACCAGCAGCAACAGATACCCAGAAAAGCATCAGCACCCTCATCACAGCGACGTATGCAAAGTTCAGCATAAATTTCTACCAATTCAACTTGAAACCCTATGAcacaattttttcttgaataaACTCTATGACATAAATTGCAACACTTCAGACTTCACCCTTTTTCCAACCCTAATCAAACGAAACAATCGCTTGAACAACAACATGCACTACTAACCTGTGGCTGCTTCTCACTCGTGCTTCCTCCATTTTTTGTGCTATATATCCCTTGTCTTCTTTGCTGTATTACTTCTCTAAATCAGATATCATCATCAATTCGAGGAAGCTGAGGAACGGCAGGGTCAACTGCTGATCTGgtaaatgggaggaaatcaggAAACACACAAGAATTGTGCCCTCTGTGTATGTGTCATCCAGCAGATCTGTTCACTTTATGCAATGGATTGTGGCTATGGAATGAATTCCAGTCTACAATATGTGTAGTTACATCAGAAGATTACTTTAACTCTGGTTTTCTGCAAATGAGACACAAATATCTGCTGTTTTCAGCATTTTACTCTGGTTTGTTTACCTGAGTAAGCCAGATGACCCTTGCTGGTATTTATTGTAAAACTATCAAAGACGCTTTGTTTCTTATCAAATTGTGATGTGATTAGACTCTCTCCATCCTTATTGTGACAACAATCCAATCCACTTTAAAAGGATGTATTAGCAGGAAGCTCACTTTTCACCAAAACACTATTCAGTTGGGTGATAGCTTACATAGTGCATGCTACTTTTTGATACCCTACCAATAAAAAGATCATTATAACGCCTTAACATAGAATGAAATGGTATTCAAGTCCTTATTTCTCCACACTATCACATGTTGTTTACTGATATATGTACATTTAAATGGCAAAAGTATACAAACCTTGTATAATGTTACCGAACATTGTTGAAATTAAGAAACGATCGTGCCTCCATTTTCCTATTTGAGGTACAATTCTTGGACAGACAAATTCAAGCTTCTGAAGTTTCCAAAAGTGTTTCTCATCCCTTGTAAATATCAAAACCAA
This window contains:
- the LOC120668927 gene encoding palmitoyl-acyl carrier protein thioesterase, chloroplastic-like, which gives rise to MATMPAQRAATRVSSGGGRLVFGKPEKAKGGRLLVRSCDNGGGGRNGRRVSVSVEAVNGAVKLNGAAVVADVRQVPAPPPPPSSVDDAGDAFRLGKFVEARLVYRQQFVIRSYEIGPDRTATMETIMNLLQETALNHVMCSGLAGDGFGATRQMSLRKLIWVVTRINIQVDKYSRWGDVVEIDTWVASSGKNGMRRDWIIRDRNTKNMIAGATSNWVMMNRETRRLSKIPEEVRQEVLPFYLDRSIIAADADAGGRKIEKLTDSTAQHIRSGLAPRWSDMDVNQHVNNVKYIGWILESVPLDVLEDYHLTSITLDYRRECRQSQLLESLTSMTTAEPAPPLPAAAGRCGGDLHSTHLIRQQDDGAEIVRARAEWRCKEHRGAMKQP
- the LOC120668965 gene encoding uncharacterized protein LOC120668965 is translated as MEGRPSEEISAAEAVLVGALSSGVNAPTWFVLKTTFLLLAFCFTAMLALAFSSKNFVIVGHVFLLVTIGTVLFVLLNRFLAEVGLVPVEQQMQEMGIHKTEPADKEKRK